A genomic stretch from Heliangelus exortis chromosome 16, bHelExo1.hap1, whole genome shotgun sequence includes:
- the ARFGEF2 gene encoding brefeldin A-inhibited guanine nucleotide-exchange protein 2 has translation MQPPAREQDARTKSMFVSRALEKILAEKEAKRPPHGQLRRACQVALDEIKAELEKQREGTAAPPKANFIEADKYFLPFELACQSKSPRIVSTSLDCLQKLIAYGHITGNAPDSGAPGKRLIDRIVETICNCFQGPQTDEGVQLQIIKALLTAVTSPYIEIHEGTILQTVRTCYNIYLASKNLINQTTAKATLTQMLNVIFTRMENQAIQESREIEKINQQKSQSPAIQVVTRSPKTGPLKHSYQEGKPPAPVSVELTNGEPEKAEIEDVKLEQDLTISSSEETTDGRKEMVQDILEDVVESAVKVAEEKQVTETVKALPALETADTVLSGSSNENVQTNGIPDDGQSVSSTDNLETDVSGHQAASKFSHVLQKDAFLVFRSLCKLSMKPLGDGPPDPKSHELRSKVVSLQLLLSVLQNAGPVFRTHEMFINAIKQYLCVALSKNGVSSVPDVFELSLAIFLTLLSNFKTHLKMQIEVFFKEIFLNILETSSSSFEHKWMVIQTLTRICADAQCVVDIYVNYDCDLNAANIFERLVNDLSKIAQGRSGHELGMTPLQELSLRKKGLECLVSILKCMVEWSKDLYVNPNHQASLGSYKPSEQEMAEGKCLESGGRRSSVSSLDSTVSSGVGSVGTQTAIPDDPEQFEVIKQQKEIIEHGIELFNKKPKRGIQYLQEQGMLGTTAEDIAQFLQQEERLCSTQVGEFLGESNKFNKEVMYAYVDQLDFCGKDFVSALRIFLEGFRLPGEAQKIDRLMEKFAARYIECNQRQTLFASADTAYVLAYSIIMLTTDLHSPQVKNKMTKEQYIKMNRGINDSKDLPVEYLSTIYEEIEGKKIAMKETKEYAITTKCSKPNVASEKQRRLLYNLEMEQMAKTAKALMEAVSHAKAPFTSATHLDHVRPMFKLVWTPLLAAYSVGLQNCDDTEVASLCLEGIRCAIRIACIFGMQLERDAYVQALARFSLLTASSSITEMKQKNIDTIKTLITVAHTDGNYLGNSWHEILKCISQLELAQLIGTGVKTRYLSGSGREREGSIKGYSSGGEEFMGLGLGNLVGSAADKRHMASIQESVGETSSQSVVVAVDRIFTGSTRLDGNAIVDFVRWLCAVSMDELAAPHHPRMFSLQKIVEISYYNMNRIRLQWSRIWHVIGDHFNKVGCNPNEDVAIFAVDSLRQLSMKFLEKGELANFRFQKDFLRPFEHIMKKNRSPTIRDMVIRCIAQMVNSQAANIRSGWKNIFAVFHQAASDHDGNIVELAFQTTAHIVTNIFQQHFPAAIDSFQDAVKCLSEFACNVAFPDTSMEAIRLIRYCAKYVSERPQVLREYTSDDMNVAPGDRVWVRGWFPILFELSCIINRCKLDVRTRGLTVMFEIMKSYGHTFEKHWWQDLFRIVFRIFDNMKLPEQQTEKSEWMTTTCNHALYAICDVFTQFYEALNEILLPDILAQLHWCVKQDNEQLARSGTNCLENLVILNGQKFSPEVWGQTCNCMLEIFKTTIPHVLLTWRPAGMDEDLAEKHLDIDLDHQSLSSMDKNASERGLSQFSNPTDESWKGGPYTNQKLFAGLLIKCVVQLELIQTIDNIVFYPATSKKEDAEHMAAAQRDALDADIHIDTEDQGMYKYMSSHHLFKLLDCLQESHSFSKAFNSNYEQRTVLWRAGFKGKSKPNLLKQETSSLACCLRILFRMYVDESRRDSWDAIQQRLLSVCSEALAYFITVNSESHREAWTNLLLLLLTKTLKISDEKFRAHASTYYPYLCEIMQFDLIPELRAVLRKFFLRIGVVFKICITEEQIRTTGMNFPS, from the exons ATGCAGCCCCCGGCCCGAGAGCAGGACGCCCGCACCAAGAGCATGTTTGTGTCGCGGGCCCTTGAGAAGATCCTGGCGGAGAAGGAGGCGAAGCGGCCCCCGCACGGACAGCTGCGGAGAGCCTGCCAGGTGGCGCTGG atgaaataaaagctgagctggaaaagcaaag AGAAGGCACTGCTGCTCCACCAAAAGCAAACTTCATTGAAGCAGATAAATATTTCCTTCCGTTTGAACTGGCCTGCCAGTCCAAGTCTCCACGCATTGTCAGTACTTCACTGGACTGTTTACAG AAACTCATTGCATATGGACATATCACTGGCAATGCTCCAGACAGTGGAGCTCCTGGAAAGCGACTGATTGACCGAATAGTTGAAACCATTTGCAATTGCTTTCAGGGTCCTCAAACAGATGAGGGAGTACAACTGCAGATAATTAAG GCTCTCCTCACTGCAGTAACTTCTCCATATATAGAAATTCATGAAGGAACAATTCTTCAGACTGTTAGAACCTGTTACAACATCTATCTGGCCAGTAAAAATCTTATTAATCAGACAACTGCCAAAGCTACCCTTACGCAGAtgttaaatgtaattttcacaCGGATGGAAAATCAAGCT atACAAGAATcaagagaaatagaaaaaattaatcagcAAAAATCCCAGTCTCCTGCAATTCAAGTGGTGACCAGATCTCCAAAGACTGGTCCATTAAAGCACAGCTATCAGGAAGGCAAACCCCCAGCTCCTGTGAGTGTGGAATTAACTAATGGTGAGccagagaaggcagaaattGAAGATGTTAAGTTGGAGCAGGATCTGACTATTTCATCATCAG AAGAAACAACAGATGGACGAAAGGAAATGGTTCAAGACATCTTGGAAGATGTGGTTGAGTCAGCTGTAAAAG tgGCTGAAGAAAAGCAGGTAACAGAAACAGTTAAGGCTCTACCTGCACTAGAGACTGCAGATACTGTTCTTTCTGGGTCTAGTAATGAAAATGTACAAACAAATGGGATTCCAGATGATGGGCAATCTGTTTCCTCCACTGATAATTTG GAAACAGATGTATCTGGACATCAAGCAGCTTCCAAATTTTCCCATGTTCTACAAAAGGATGCCTTCCTTGTCTTCAGGTCGTTGTGCAAGCTGTCCATGAAACCACTTGGTGATGGACCACCAGATCCCAA gtcCCATGAGTTGCGTTCGAAGGTAGTGTCTCTCCAGCTTCTTctctcagtgctgcagaatGCTGGTCCAGTTTTCAGGACACATGAAATGTTCATCAATGCAATCAAGCAATATCTTTGTGTTGCATTATCCAAAAATGGAGTCTCTTCTGTTCCTGATGTATTTGAGCTCTCTCTTGCCATCTTTCTGACGCTTCTTTCAAATTTTAAgacacatttaaaaatgcagattgAG GTCTTCTTCAAAGAGATCTTTCTTAATATTCTAGAGACTTCTTCAAGCTCCTTTGAACACAAATGGATGGTGATTCAGACTTTAACTAGAATTTGTGCAG atgCCCAATGTGTAGTGGATATTTATGTTAACTATGACTGTGATTTAAATGCTGCGAATATATTCGAACGCCTTGTAAATGATTTGTCAAAAATCGCACAGGGACGAAGTGGGCATGAGCTGGGAATGACACCTCTACAG gagctaAGCCTGAGGAAAAAAGGACTTGAATGTTTGGTTTCTATTCTAAAATGTATGGTAGAATGGAGCAAAGACCTTTATGTGAACCCTAATCATCAGGCTAGCTTGG GTTCATATAAACCATCTGAACAGGAAATGGCTGAAGGTAAGTGCCTTGAGAGTGGAGGGAGACGGAGTAGTGTCAGTTCCTTGGACTCCACCGTGTCATCAGGAGTTGGAAGTGTTGGTACCCAGACTGCTATCCCAGATGATCCTGAGCAATTTGAAGTCATCAagcaacaaaaggaaataattgaACATGGGATAGAACT GTTtaataaaaaaccaaagagaGGAATACAGTATCTACAGGAGCAGGGAATGCTTGGCACTACAGCAGAGGACATTGCACAATTTTTGCAACAGGAAGAACGCCTCTGTTCT ACTCAGGTAGGGGAGTTTCTTGGGGAAAGCAACAAGTTCAACAAGGAAGTGATGTATGCCTATGTAGACCAGCTTGATTTCTGTGGAAAGGACTTTGTCTCTGCTCTACGTATATTTCTGGAAGGTTTTCGTCTGCCAGGTGAAGCCCAGAAGATTGACAGATTAATGGAAAAATTTGCTGCTAGATATATTGAGTGCAACCAACG gCAAACTCTGTTTGCTAGTGCTGACACTGCCTATGTTTTGGCATACTCTATCATAATGCTGACTACAGACTTGCACAGTCCACAg gtaaaaaataaaatgacaaaGGAGCAATACATTAAAATGAATCGAGGAATCAATGACAGTAAAGACCTGCCAGTAGAGTATTTATCTACAATCTATGAAgaaatagaaggaaagaaaattgcaaTGAAAGAGACAAAAGAATATGCAATTACAACCAAGTGTAGTAAACCAA ATGTAGCTAGTGAGAAGCAGAGGAGGTTGTTGTACAACTTGGAGATGGAACAAATGGCTAAAACAGCTAAAGCCCTCATGGAGGCAGTAAGCCATGCAAAGGCTCCTTTTACCAGTGCCACTCATCTGGATCATGTCAGACCCATGTTCAAA cTTGTATGGACTCCACTGCTGGCAGCTTACAGTGTTGGCTTACAGAACTGTGATGACACAGAGGTTGCATCCCTTTGTTTGGAAGGAATACGCTGTGCAATTAGAATAGCCTGCATCTTTGGAATGCAG CTCGAACGAGATGCTTATGTACAGGCTCTTGCTCGTTTTTCCTTGTTGACTGCAAGTTCCAGTattacagaaatgaaacagaagaacatAGATACCATTAAGACACTCATTACAGTTGCTCACACAGATGGCAACTACCTTGGGAACTCTTGGCATGAG atcTTGAAATGTATTAGCCAGCTGGAACTAGCACAGCTTATAGGAACTGGAGTGAAAACTCGGTATTTATCTGGCTCTGGACGTGAAAGGGAAGGAAGCATTAAGGGCTACAGCTCTGGAGGGGAAGAGTTTATGGGCCTGGGATTAG GTAACCTTGTTGGCAGTGCAGCTGATAAACGACATATGGCAAGCATTCAAGAGTCTGTGGGAGAGACCAGCTCACAGAGTGTAGTGGTGGCAGTAGACAG GATATTTACAGGATCAACTAGGCTGGATGGAAATGCAATAG TTGACTTTGTCCGATGGCTGTGTGCGGTTTCCATGGACGAGCTGGCAGCCCCGCACCACCCCCGCATGTTCAGCCTCCAGAAAATCGTGGAGATATCCTACTACAACATGAATCGCATCAGGCTGCAGTGGTCAAGGATTTGGCATGTGATTGGAGATCACTTTaataag GTTGGATGTAACCCTAATGAAGATGTTGCCATCTTTGCAGTGGACTCATTAAGGCAGCTGTCAATGAAATTTCTTGAGAAGGGAGAGTTAGCCAACTTCCGCTTCCAGAAAGATTTCCTAAGGCCTTTTGAGCatattatgaagaaaaacag gtctccAACTATTCGGGACATGGTAATTCGCTGTATTGCTCAGATGGTGAACTCTCAAGCTGCTAATATTCGTTCAGGCTGGAAGAATATCTTTGCAGTCTTTCATCAGGCAGCATCAGACCATGATGGGAATATTGTAGAGCTGGCCTTTCAAACTACAGCACACATAGTTA caaatatttttcaacagcACTTTCCAGCAGCAATTGATTCATTTCAGGATGCAGTAAAATGTCTTTCTGAATTTGCCTGTAATGTGGCATTTCCAGACACCAGCATGGAAGCTATCAGACTTATTCGGTATTGTGCAAAATATGTTTCAGAAAGACCAcag GTGTTAAGGGAATACACAAGTGATGACATGAATgttgctcctggggacagaGTGTGGGTCAGAGGATGGTTTCCCATTTTATTTGAACTTTCTTGTATCATCAACCGTTGCAAACTGGATGTTCGAACAAG AGGCTTAACAGTGATGTTTGAAATAATGAAGAGTTATGGCCATACCTTTGAAAAGCACTGGTGGCAAGATCTGTTCAGAATTGTGTTTCGGATTTTTGATAATATGAAACTCCCTGAGCAGCAAACAGAg AAATCTGAATGGATGACCACTACATGCAACCATGCACTTTATGCAATCTGTGATGTATTTACACAGTTTTATGAAGCTTTAAATGAGATCCTTCTTCCTGACATACTTGCACAGTTACACTGGTGTGTAAAACAAG ATAATGAGCAGTTGGCTCGATCAGGTACAAACTGCCTAGAAAACCTGGTAATACTAAATGGACAGAAATTCAGCCCTGAAGTCTGGGGCCAGACATGCAATTGTATGCTAGAAATCTTCAAAACTACTATTCCTCATGT CTTGCTGACATGGAGGCCTGCAGGGATGGATGAAGATTTAGCTGAAAAACACCTG GATATAGACCTAGATCACCAGTCTTTAAGCAGCATGGataaaaatgcttcagaaagagGACTAAGTCAATTTTCTAATCCAACAGATGAAAGCTGGAAAGGTGGTCCATATACAA ACCAGAAACTATTTGCTGGCCTCCTTATTAAGTGTGTGGTACAGCTGGAGTTGATACAGACCATTGATAACATAGTGTTCTATCCAGCAACAAGCAAGAAGGAAGATGCTGAACACATGGCTGCAGCTCAG AGAGATGCACTGGATGCAGATATCCACATTGACACAGAAGATCAAGgaatgtataaatatatgtcTTCACATCATCTCTTTAAGTTACTAGATTGTCTACAAGAATCTCATTCATTTTCAAAAGCCTTTAACTCAAATTATGAACAGCGAACTGTGTTATGGAGAGCAG GGTTCAAGGGTAAATCAAAACCCAATCTCTTAAAACAAGAGACCAGCAGCTTGGCTTGTTGCTTGAGAATACTCTTCCGAATGTACGTGGATGAAAGCCGCCGGGACTCCTGGGATGCCATACAACAGAGACTGCTTAG TGTATGCAGTGAGGCCCTGGCATATTTTATTACTGTGAACTCAGAAAGCCACAGAGAAGCTTGGACCAAcctgctgctgttgcttttaaCAAAAACACTAAAAATCAGTGATGAGAAG TTCAGGGCACATGCTTCAACATATTATCCATACTTGTGTGAAATCATGCAGTTTGACCTGATTCCTGAGCTTCGAGCTGTGCTACGGAAGTTCTTCTTGCGTATAGGTGTTGTGTTCAAAATCTGCATAACAGAGGAGCAGATAAGGACAACTGGGATGAACTTTCCCTCGTGA